The Flavobacterium praedii genome window below encodes:
- a CDS encoding YbjQ family protein yields MANPKDILVITTSSAEGLKIKKHLKPVSAHIVAGTNLFSDFLGGLTDVFGGRSSSYQKQLSSLYNEAIERIKYNTHEIGGNCVIGLNIDMDEISGKGKSMFMLTAIGTAVIIEKDEKLNSLSNTNEKFENVGVERINNLRQRKNIIEKAEKRELHYDDETWSFITSNQVQEVFPALLRRYTNVIENFESMQDAYNFFNKNFISYIDAQEESKKVSLLYDKIETETNHQVALYLSKVIKELNLFDYEKNMSLLKNSDFKKQKIGLRIATYDKSFYDKEDIVNLNQTKTFISETFKERGEISTKKQLLSSKEKEVWNCECGNKSVEIGEYCGSCKNDIFGFKESEMKPTDIVKYIDQKIELINEYIK; encoded by the coding sequence ATGGCAAATCCTAAAGACATTTTAGTAATAACAACTTCTTCTGCAGAAGGTTTAAAAATTAAAAAACATCTAAAACCAGTTTCTGCTCATATTGTAGCAGGAACAAATTTATTTAGTGATTTTTTGGGAGGATTAACAGATGTATTTGGAGGTCGTTCAAGTTCCTATCAAAAACAGCTTTCTTCTCTATATAATGAAGCAATTGAAAGAATAAAATACAATACACACGAAATTGGTGGAAATTGTGTAATAGGTTTGAATATTGATATGGACGAAATTTCAGGAAAGGGAAAATCAATGTTTATGTTAACTGCCATAGGAACAGCAGTAATTATTGAAAAAGACGAAAAATTAAATTCATTATCGAACACGAATGAAAAGTTTGAAAATGTTGGAGTCGAAAGGATAAACAATTTAAGACAAAGAAAAAATATAATTGAAAAAGCTGAAAAACGAGAGTTACATTATGATGATGAAACTTGGAGTTTTATAACATCAAATCAAGTTCAAGAAGTTTTTCCAGCACTATTAAGGAGATATACCAACGTAATTGAAAACTTTGAATCAATGCAAGATGCTTATAATTTTTTCAATAAAAATTTCATAAGCTATATTGATGCTCAAGAAGAAAGCAAAAAAGTAAGTTTACTTTACGACAAAATTGAAACCGAAACTAATCATCAAGTTGCTTTATATTTATCTAAAGTAATCAAAGAATTAAACTTATTTGATTATGAAAAAAATATGAGTTTACTTAAAAATTCAGATTTCAAAAAACAAAAAATTGGTTTAAGAATAGCGACTTATGACAAATCATTTTATGACAAAGAAGATATTGTAAACTTAAATCAAACCAAGACTTTTATTTCTGAGACTTTTAAAGAAAGAGGCGAAATATCAACAAAAAAACAACTTTTATCATCGAAAGAAAAAGAAGTTTGGAATTGTGAATGTGGAAATAAATCCGTTGAAATTGGAGAATATTGCGGAAGTTGTAAAAATGATATTTTTGGATTTAAAGAATCTGAAATGAAACCAACCGACATTGTGAAATATATTGACCAAAAAATTGAACTAATAAACGAGTATATAAAATAA
- a CDS encoding IS30 family transposase, producing the protein MKTAYKRLNRDHRIEIEKLIALGKNNKQIATTLSVHPSTISRELKRVKNEPYDNLKAEVNYVHNLMDRRLGTSKINSNPKLKKIVYSQLELHWSPKQISDALKQFYPFDPTMQISHESIYYHIYIQPKKEVEKLLISQLRQKRKYRGNTRRGADKRTTIKDPIRIDERPAEVLTREIPGHWEGDLVLGKNRESAIGTLVERTTRFLIIVPLKKRDSTTVRKAFESEFRKLPDNLKLSLTYDNGTEMAQHKTFTRNSKVKVYFAHPYSPWERPTNENTNGLIRDYFPKGTDFNLISKKQLKEVQNQLNERPRKTLEYESPLNTISRLYMNQNFI; encoded by the coding sequence ATGAAAACAGCTTACAAAAGACTCAATCGTGATCATAGAATTGAGATTGAAAAACTAATCGCTTTGGGCAAGAATAACAAACAAATTGCCACTACTCTCTCGGTTCATCCAAGCACCATTTCTAGAGAACTAAAAAGGGTTAAAAATGAACCTTATGACAACCTAAAAGCAGAAGTAAATTATGTCCATAATCTAATGGACAGACGCTTAGGAACATCCAAAATTAACAGCAATCCAAAACTCAAAAAAATTGTATATTCACAACTGGAATTACATTGGTCTCCAAAGCAAATTTCAGATGCTTTAAAACAATTTTATCCCTTTGATCCAACTATGCAAATCTCGCACGAAAGTATCTATTATCACATCTATATTCAGCCTAAAAAAGAGGTCGAAAAATTGCTAATTTCTCAACTTAGGCAAAAGAGAAAATACAGAGGAAATACACGCCGAGGTGCTGATAAAAGAACGACAATTAAAGACCCAATTCGCATTGATGAACGACCTGCCGAAGTACTCACTCGCGAGATACCAGGTCACTGGGAAGGCGACTTGGTACTGGGAAAGAACAGAGAAAGTGCTATTGGAACTCTGGTAGAAAGAACAACCCGATTTTTAATAATTGTACCTCTCAAAAAGAGAGATTCCACAACCGTGAGAAAAGCTTTTGAAAGCGAGTTTAGAAAGCTTCCTGACAACCTAAAATTATCTTTGACCTATGACAACGGAACCGAGATGGCACAACACAAAACCTTCACTAGAAATTCCAAGGTAAAAGTCTATTTTGCGCATCCATATAGTCCGTGGGAAAGACCAACAAATGAGAATACAAATGGGTTAATTAGAGACTATTTTCCCAAAGGAACTGACTTTAATTTAATATCAAAAAAGCAACTCAAAGAAGTACAAAATCAGCTTAATGAAAGGCCTCGAAAAACACTCGAATACGAATCGCCTCTTAATACGATTAGTCGATTATATATGAACCAAAATTTTATTTAA
- a CDS encoding tetratricopeptide repeat protein, which produces MKYILILFTFFSISLNAQNILKFDKTNVQCEDKWIAYQMEKDSTYTLGFIYIDSQAGLTLNYEGKFKIEKDGKFILIDSETKNEVGFIKARLQPNRTAIAEIPEAKFKELNIEKTPSWLKTYKTDENSVERLYRWGYMYNGWNECEKALTFLEKADKINPKFKGLQTELAFSYNALQKFDKAEISLKKAIIENPEDCYTYKELAYTYTKLLNFEKVAETYSTMSKICKEQNFIQETAYNLAYEYFKTKDVIKFNKWKSEAEKWSKSENQYTQNLNKMESELNK; this is translated from the coding sequence ATGAAATATATTTTAATCCTTTTTACATTTTTTTCAATTAGTTTAAATGCTCAAAATATTTTAAAGTTTGACAAAACAAACGTTCAATGTGAAGATAAGTGGATTGCATACCAAATGGAAAAAGATAGTACTTATACATTAGGATTTATTTATATCGATTCACAAGCAGGATTAACATTAAACTATGAAGGAAAATTTAAAATTGAAAAAGATGGTAAATTTATTCTAATAGATAGTGAAACTAAAAATGAAGTAGGTTTTATAAAAGCAAGGCTTCAACCAAACAGAACTGCAATAGCTGAAATTCCTGAAGCAAAATTTAAAGAACTAAATATTGAAAAAACACCTAGTTGGTTAAAAACATATAAAACTGATGAAAATTCTGTCGAAAGATTATATCGTTGGGGTTATATGTATAATGGCTGGAACGAATGCGAGAAGGCTTTAACTTTTTTAGAAAAAGCAGATAAAATTAATCCGAAATTTAAAGGATTACAAACTGAATTAGCATTTTCTTATAATGCTTTACAGAAATTTGATAAGGCAGAAATATCATTAAAAAAAGCAATTATAGAAAATCCAGAAGACTGTTATACTTATAAAGAATTGGCTTATACTTATACAAAACTTTTGAATTTTGAAAAAGTAGCAGAAACTTATTCAACAATGTCTAAAATTTGTAAGGAACAAAATTTCATTCAAGAAACTGCATATAATTTAGCATATGAATATTTTAAAACAAAAGATGTAATTAAGTTTAATAAGTGGAAAAGTGAGGCTGAAAAATGGTCTAAATCTGAAAATCAGTACACACAAAACTTAAATAAAATGGAATCTGAATTAAATAAATAA
- a CDS encoding adenine-specific methyltransferase EcoRI family protein: protein MTAKTKNERLTEAKNNKKDEFYTQLSDIANELKHYKKHFKDKVVYCNCDDPRISNFFHFFSHNFEKFELKKLITTCFQNQERDLFSKHNSDSAIYLEYNGDKNGNFIPDINEIGIKQLKGDGDFRSKESIDLLKQADIVVTNPPFSLFREYVAQLIEHNKKFVIIGHQNATKYKEIFRLIKDNKIWLGYGFKGGAGHFINQHYEDYATATDRREGMIRVSGVHWFTNIDLNKRHENLILYKTYNEIDYPKYDNYDAIEVSKTNEIPLDYSGVMGVPITFLDKYNPDQFEIVGMTSGRDEFEATPTKKYINPKQHNENGTIINGSKANTSSTILYKTKPEGVYYTADNVDGYLKVLYTRFLIKNKQIQN from the coding sequence ATGACGGCGAAAACAAAGAATGAGCGACTAACAGAAGCTAAGAACAATAAAAAGGACGAATTCTACACACAACTTTCAGACATTGCAAATGAACTGAAACATTACAAAAAACACTTTAAAGATAAAGTCGTTTACTGTAATTGTGACGACCCCAGAATTAGTAATTTCTTCCACTTTTTTTCTCACAATTTCGAGAAATTTGAACTCAAGAAATTAATTACAACTTGCTTCCAAAATCAAGAAAGAGATTTATTTAGTAAACATAACTCTGATAGTGCAATTTATCTAGAATACAATGGCGATAAAAATGGTAACTTTATTCCTGACATTAACGAGATTGGTATAAAACAATTAAAAGGTGATGGTGATTTTCGTAGTAAAGAAAGTATCGATTTACTAAAACAAGCCGATATTGTCGTTACTAATCCGCCTTTTTCCTTATTTCGTGAATACGTTGCTCAACTTATAGAACACAATAAAAAATTTGTAATTATAGGTCATCAAAATGCTACCAAATACAAAGAAATTTTCAGACTTATAAAAGACAATAAAATTTGGTTAGGTTACGGATTTAAAGGAGGTGCTGGACATTTTATCAACCAACATTACGAGGATTATGCTACTGCAACCGACAGAAGAGAAGGTATGATTAGGGTCTCAGGGGTTCATTGGTTTACAAATATTGACCTTAATAAGCGTCACGAAAATTTAATTCTTTACAAAACGTATAACGAAATCGATTATCCAAAATACGACAATTACGACGCCATTGAGGTAAGTAAAACAAACGAAATACCACTAGATTATTCAGGTGTTATGGGGGTTCCAATAACATTTTTAGACAAATATAATCCTGACCAATTTGAAATTGTAGGAATGACTTCAGGCAGAGATGAATTTGAAGCCACTCCAACAAAAAAATACATCAACCCTAAACAACACAACGAAAACGGTACGATTATCAACGGTAGTAAAGCAAATACTAGCTCAACAATTTTGTATAAAACAAAACCCGAAGGCGTTTATTACACAGCAGATAATGTTGATGGTTATTTAAAAGTTCTTTATACAAGGTTTTTGATTAAAAACAAACAAATACAAAACTAG
- a CDS encoding HNH endonuclease family protein, giving the protein MNIELREITIRELIQNYEDNNENGVIGYDGKLDIRPPYQREFIYKDKQREAVIDTITKNFPLNVMYWAVREDGNFEVIDGQQRTISICQFVSGEFAYMFRFFHNLQKDEQEQILNYKLMVYLCSGTDSQKLEWFKTINIAGEKLTEQELRNAVYSGSWVSSVKPIFSKRNCPAFGLASDYMTGSPDRQEYLETTIKWISNGNIEVYMSNHQHDPNANEIWLYFQSIINWVKATFPKYRREMKGIGWGFLYNEFKTKNFDHKKLEEEIATLMQDEDVTNKKGIYEYVLTRKEKFLNIRAFTDNQKREAYERQQGICVKCGEHFELSGMEADHITPWHEGGNTSAENCQMLCKHDNRIKSGK; this is encoded by the coding sequence ATGAACATAGAATTAAGAGAAATTACAATACGTGAACTAATTCAAAATTATGAAGACAATAACGAAAATGGTGTTATAGGATATGATGGAAAATTAGACATTCGCCCTCCATATCAACGTGAATTTATCTACAAAGACAAACAACGAGAGGCTGTAATTGATACAATTACTAAAAATTTTCCACTAAATGTAATGTATTGGGCAGTTCGTGAAGATGGTAATTTTGAAGTTATTGACGGACAACAAAGAACTATTTCAATTTGTCAGTTTGTCTCAGGTGAATTTGCCTATATGTTTAGATTTTTTCACAATTTGCAAAAAGATGAACAAGAGCAAATCTTAAACTACAAATTAATGGTTTATTTATGTAGCGGTACTGATAGCCAAAAGTTGGAATGGTTCAAAACCATCAATATTGCAGGAGAAAAATTAACTGAACAAGAATTGCGTAATGCCGTTTACTCAGGTAGTTGGGTATCTAGTGTAAAACCAATCTTTAGTAAACGTAATTGTCCCGCTTTTGGTTTAGCAAGTGATTATATGACTGGTAGTCCGGACAGACAAGAATACTTGGAAACAACTATAAAATGGATTTCAAATGGAAACATTGAAGTTTATATGTCCAATCACCAACACGACCCTAATGCTAACGAAATTTGGTTGTACTTTCAATCTATAATAAATTGGGTAAAAGCTACTTTCCCTAAGTATCGCAGAGAAATGAAAGGTATTGGTTGGGGCTTTTTATATAACGAATTCAAAACTAAAAACTTTGACCACAAAAAACTCGAAGAAGAAATTGCAACTTTGATGCAAGATGAAGACGTTACCAACAAAAAGGGAATTTACGAATACGTCTTAACTAGAAAAGAAAAATTTCTTAATATTAGAGCTTTTACTGACAATCAAAAACGTGAAGCCTATGAAAGACAACAAGGTATTTGCGTGAAATGTGGAGAACATTTTGAATTATCAGGAATGGAAGCAGACCACATTACACCTTGGCACGAAGGCGGAAATACTTCTGCCGAAAATTGCCAAATGTTGTGCAAACACGACAACCGAATTAAAAGCGGAAAATAG
- a CDS encoding DUF4339 domain-containing protein, which yields MKKFYIMNGQNQEGPFEIEQLKLLNIKKDTPIWFQGIENWTTAEKVEDLKSILSINTTPPKFENPIQNNFSTTPPNYYNSSNYNNQNYNSQNDYPKSNLKRNLLIVGVILIGLAIISFLSSSYQSNSYDSEPYNADETQNSAVSAEETERQRINEAITKKNMNFRNNWQSYLTATTNQYQYREIGGIFNLAVIFTNNTDCKMDEIKVNVNYIKDSGGIYKTETVVFYNVLPGTQQTAQAPDSERGTSVELEISQAYSDKMNFYYPSDSGNYKDPYFYKQ from the coding sequence ATGAAGAAATTCTACATTATGAATGGACAAAACCAAGAAGGTCCATTTGAAATTGAACAACTAAAATTATTAAACATAAAAAAAGATACTCCTATTTGGTTTCAAGGAATTGAAAATTGGACAACTGCAGAAAAAGTTGAAGATTTGAAATCGATATTATCAATAAATACAACTCCCCCAAAATTTGAAAATCCAATTCAAAATAATTTTTCAACAACTCCGCCGAATTATTACAATTCTTCCAATTATAATAATCAAAATTATAATTCCCAAAATGATTATCCGAAAAGTAATTTAAAAAGAAATCTATTAATTGTTGGTGTAATATTAATAGGTTTAGCAATAATAAGCTTTTTATCAAGCAGTTATCAATCTAACAGTTATGACTCAGAACCGTATAATGCAGACGAAACTCAAAACAGTGCTGTTTCAGCAGAAGAAACCGAAAGACAAAGAATAAATGAAGCAATTACTAAAAAGAATATGAATTTTAGAAATAATTGGCAATCTTATTTAACTGCAACAACAAACCAATATCAATATAGAGAAATTGGTGGAATTTTTAATCTAGCTGTTATTTTCACTAATAATACTGATTGCAAAATGGATGAAATTAAAGTAAATGTAAATTATATAAAAGATAGTGGCGGTATCTATAAAACTGAAACTGTTGTTTTCTATAACGTTTTACCTGGAACACAACAGACGGCACAAGCGCCGGATAGTGAAAGAGGTACATCAGTTGAATTAGAAATTTCGCAAGCATATTCAGATAAAATGAATTTTTATTATCCAAGTGATAGTGGTAATTATAAAGACCCATACTTTTATAAACAATAG
- a CDS encoding toxin-antitoxin system YwqK family antitoxin yields the protein MKKTLLTLVIISFTNFSFSQQIEKLDYCNCIENIEKNSPIYDGKYERICKEKTTDVGSFKNDLPDGEWISYNYKGGLINKINYSEGKLNGLFELYFLNGKVQFSGNFINGKKNGAWKYYNEKGIVIIDGEYEMDKPINLWTIKDKKGKKIVAQYDYANSKYIVNEVDEKFKFKGSALLGGASLSYDLFIENAEVPRDFWDTYADLKYLAKFKIEENSSSTFILDEVNEKSSNITITFGSNVQTDPASQLHKIEHSRLSKKLLYYKISEALSVLPPWVYKGEKETKIYIPYQVNIR from the coding sequence ATGAAAAAAACACTTTTAACATTAGTAATAATCTCATTTACAAATTTTTCATTCAGTCAACAAATAGAAAAACTTGATTACTGTAATTGCATAGAAAATATCGAGAAGAACTCCCCTATTTATGATGGGAAATATGAACGAATTTGTAAAGAAAAAACAACAGATGTTGGGAGTTTTAAAAATGACCTTCCAGATGGAGAATGGATTTCATATAATTATAAAGGCGGATTAATAAATAAAATAAATTATTCCGAGGGTAAATTAAACGGTTTGTTTGAATTATATTTTCTTAATGGCAAAGTACAATTTAGCGGTAATTTTATAAATGGTAAAAAAAATGGTGCTTGGAAATATTATAATGAAAAAGGAATTGTCATAATTGATGGCGAATATGAAATGGATAAGCCTATTAATTTATGGACTATCAAAGACAAAAAGGGAAAAAAAATAGTAGCACAGTACGATTACGCAAATTCAAAATATATCGTAAATGAAGTAGATGAAAAATTTAAATTTAAAGGTTCAGCACTTTTAGGAGGAGCATCGTTATCATACGATTTATTTATTGAAAATGCAGAAGTTCCAAGAGATTTTTGGGATACATATGCGGATTTAAAATATTTAGCAAAATTTAAAATTGAAGAAAATAGTTCAAGTACATTTATTCTTGATGAAGTAAATGAAAAAAGTTCAAATATTACAATTACGTTTGGTAGTAATGTCCAAACTGACCCTGCCAGTCAATTACATAAAATTGAGCATAGCAGATTATCTAAAAAATTACTTTACTATAAAATATCGGAAGCGTTAAGCGTCTTGCCTCCTTGGGTTTATAAAGGTGAAAAAGAAACAAAAATTTACATTCCATATCAAGTAAATATCAGGTAA
- a CDS encoding macro domain-containing protein, which translates to MDNEINYLIGDATQPKITDNKIIVHICNDIGAWGKGFVMAISKRWKGPEKEYRNWFKNQYNFSLGQVQFIKVENDIWIANLIGQHKIYKDENGNAPIRYDAIKVGLNKVAEFAKENNATVHMPRIGCGLAGGTWDKIEPILKETLLKNEVATYVYDIA; encoded by the coding sequence ATGGACAATGAAATAAATTATCTTATTGGAGATGCCACACAGCCGAAAATAACTGACAATAAAATCATTGTACATATTTGTAATGATATTGGAGCTTGGGGAAAAGGTTTTGTAATGGCAATTTCTAAACGTTGGAAAGGACCGGAAAAAGAATATAGAAATTGGTTTAAAAATCAATACAATTTTTCACTTGGACAGGTACAATTTATAAAAGTTGAAAATGACATTTGGATTGCAAATCTAATTGGACAGCATAAAATATATAAAGACGAAAATGGCAATGCTCCTATTCGCTATGACGCAATAAAAGTGGGTCTTAATAAAGTTGCAGAATTTGCAAAAGAAAATAATGCGACCGTTCATATGCCTAGAATCGGTTGTGGACTTGCAGGCGGAACTTGGGACAAAATAGAACCCATTTTGAAAGAAACTCTATTGAAAAATGAAGTCGCAACTTATGTTTATGACATTGCGTAA
- a CDS encoding T9SS type A sorting domain-containing protein, with translation MKKTTLILLLIFTITKMNAQLVTEEINFNNFTSTTNNDLSNKFVQPITYGYTQVSDGNNGYYLTTSLQGTATQPLKLCSRFNGIDTETMLISIDYKVETYPTVISNVYNSVGLFIAKDNGETILSSAISNTVSDPYGKILSINGLSNPNSTYNPSIFGNNFISGNWYRLVFELTKIATSKFSVSSKIYDIGTDGTLSPVLKVTNTKEGFNYNFSSTNNINIHIVGGYWGDVKYLDNFKVYGFKNGSNCSNLSNDDFQIENNILVYPNPFKNQIIINEEVTKINIYNLNGQLISTHSDINKEIRLDKLANGTYIFEIFSSKGVQIKKIIKQ, from the coding sequence ATGAAAAAAACTACCCTAATTTTATTACTTATATTTACAATTACAAAAATGAATGCTCAATTAGTTACGGAAGAAATTAACTTTAATAATTTTACATCAACAACTAATAATGATTTATCGAATAAATTTGTACAACCAATAACTTATGGTTATACCCAAGTTTCAGATGGAAATAATGGTTATTATTTAACTACAAGTCTACAAGGAACAGCTACACAACCTCTAAAATTATGCTCAAGATTCAACGGAATCGATACTGAAACTATGCTTATTTCAATAGACTATAAAGTTGAAACCTATCCAACAGTAATCTCAAATGTTTATAATTCTGTTGGTCTTTTTATTGCAAAAGACAATGGAGAAACTATTTTATCTTCGGCTATTTCAAATACCGTTAGTGACCCTTATGGAAAAATTTTATCTATCAATGGATTGTCTAATCCAAATTCAACTTATAATCCTTCCATTTTTGGTAATAATTTTATAAGTGGAAATTGGTATAGATTAGTATTTGAATTAACTAAAATTGCTACAAGTAAATTTTCTGTTTCTTCTAAAATTTATGACATTGGAACAGATGGTACATTAAGTCCTGTTTTAAAAGTAACAAATACAAAAGAAGGCTTTAACTATAATTTCAGTTCAACAAATAACATAAATATTCATATAGTTGGTGGTTATTGGGGAGACGTCAAGTATCTTGATAATTTTAAAGTTTATGGTTTTAAAAATGGAAGTAATTGTTCAAATTTATCAAACGATGATTTTCAAATAGAAAACAATATATTGGTATATCCGAATCCATTTAAAAACCAAATAATTATAAATGAAGAAGTTACAAAAATAAATATCTATAATTTAAATGGTCAATTAATTTCAACTCATTCAGATATAAATAAGGAAATTCGTCTTGACAAATTAGCAAATGGAACATATATTTTTGAAATATTTTCAAGTAAAGGTGTCCAAATAAAAAAAATTATAAAACAATAA
- a CDS encoding adenine-specific methyltransferase EcoRI family protein: MAVKTKNERLTEAKNNKKDEFYTQLSDIANELKHYKKHFKDKVVYCNCDDPRISNFFHFFSHNFEKFELKKLITTCFQNQERDLFSKHNSENAIYLEYNGDKNGNFVPDIDEIGIKPLKGDGDFRSKESIDLLTQADIVVTNPPFSLFREYVAQLIEHDKKFVIIGHQNATKYKEIFRLIKDNKIWLGNGFKGGAGHFINQHYEDYATATDRKEGMIRVSGVHWFTNIDLNKRHENLILYKTYNEIDYPKYDNYDAIEVSKTSEIPIDYDGVMGVPITFLDKYNPDQFDIVGMTSGRDEFEATPTKKYINPKQHNENGTIINGSKANTSSTILYKTKPEGVYYTADNADGYLKVLYTRFLIKNKQIQN; the protein is encoded by the coding sequence ATGGCGGTAAAAACCAAGAATGAGCGACTAACAGAAGCTAAAAATAATAAAAAAGACGAATTCTACACACAACTTTCAGACATCGCAAATGAACTGAAACATTACAAAAAACACTTTAAAGACAAAGTGGTTTATTGCAATTGTGATGACCCGAGAATTAGTAATTTCTTTCACTTTTTTTCTCACAATTTCGAGAAATTTGAACTCAAAAAATTAATCACAACTTGCTTCCAAAATCAAGAACGTGATTTATTCAGCAAACATAATTCTGAAAATGCAATTTATCTCGAATACAACGGAGATAAAAATGGGAATTTCGTTCCCGATATTGACGAAATTGGAATAAAACCATTAAAAGGCGATGGCGATTTTCGCAGTAAAGAAAGTATCGACTTGCTAACGCAAGCCGATATTGTCGTTACAAATCCGCCTTTTTCTTTGTTTCGTGAATACGTTGCTCAACTTATCGAACACGATAAAAAATTTGTCATTATCGGACATCAAAATGCAACCAAATACAAAGAAATTTTCAGACTTATAAAAGACAACAAAATTTGGTTGGGTAACGGTTTCAAAGGTGGTGCGGGTCATTTTATCAACCAACATTACGAAGATTACGCAACTGCAACCGACAGAAAAGAAGGAATGATTAGAGTTTCAGGCGTTCATTGGTTTACAAATATTGACCTTAACAAACGCCACGAAAATTTAATTCTGTACAAGACTTATAACGAAATCGATTATCCAAAATACGATAATTATGATGCAATTGAGGTAAGTAAAACTAGTGAAATCCCAATCGATTATGACGGTGTTATGGGAGTTCCAATTACATTTTTGGACAAATACAATCCTGACCAATTTGATATTGTGGGAATGACTTCGGGCAGAGATGAATTTGAAGCTACGCCAACAAAAAAGTACATCAACCCAAAGCAACACAACGAAAACGGTACAATTATCAACGGAAGTAAAGCAAACACAAGCTCAACAATTCTATATAAAACCAAACCCGAAGGCGTTTATTACACAGCAGATAATGCTGATGGTTATTTAAAAGTTCTTTACACAAGGTTTTTGATAAAAAATAAGCAAATACAAAACTAG
- a CDS encoding HNH endonuclease family protein — protein sequence MNIELKEITIRELTENYEDNNENGVIGYDGKLDIRPPYQREFIYKDKQREAVIDTITKNFPLNVMYWAVREDGNFEVIDGQQRTISICQFVTGEFAYNFRFFHNLQKDEQEQILNYKLMVYLCSGTDSQKLEWFKTINIAGEKLTEQELRNAVYSGSWVSSAKPIFSKRNCPAFGLAGDYMVGSPDRQEYLETAIKWISNGNIEVYMSNHQHDPNANEIWLYFQSIISWVKATFPKHRREMKGIGWGFLYNEFKTQNFDHKKLEEEISTLMQDEDVTNKKGIYEYVLTRKEKFLNIRAFTDNQKREAYERQQGICVKCGEHFELSSMEADHITPWHEGGNTSAENCQMLCKHDNRIKSGK from the coding sequence ATGAACATAGAACTCAAAGAAATTACAATACGAGAACTAACTGAAAATTACGAAGACAACAACGAAAACGGTGTTATTGGATATGATGGAAAATTAGACATTCGTCCACCCTATCAACGTGAATTTATCTACAAAGACAAACAACGTGAAGCAGTAATTGACACGATTACAAAAAACTTTCCGCTAAATGTAATGTATTGGGCAGTTCGTGAAGATGGAAATTTTGAAGTTATTGACGGACAACAAAGAACTATTTCAATTTGTCAGTTTGTAACAGGCGAATTTGCATATAATTTTAGATTTTTTCATAATCTACAAAAAGACGAACAAGAGCAAATTTTAAACTACAAATTGATGGTTTATTTGTGTAGTGGAACGGATAGCCAAAAATTGGAATGGTTTAAAACTATCAACATTGCAGGCGAAAAACTAACCGAACAAGAACTGCGAAACGCAGTTTATTCGGGAAGTTGGGTATCTAGTGCAAAACCAATTTTTAGTAAACGAAATTGTCCTGCATTTGGTTTAGCAGGCGATTATATGGTTGGAAGTCCTGACCGACAAGAATATTTAGAAACCGCCATCAAATGGATTTCTAATGGAAACATTGAGGTTTATATGTCTAATCACCAACACGACCCAAACGCAAACGAAATTTGGTTGTATTTTCAATCTATCATTAGTTGGGTAAAAGCGACTTTCCCAAAACATCGCAGAGAAATGAAAGGAATTGGTTGGGGATTTTTGTACAACGAGTTTAAAACTCAAAACTTCGACCACAAAAAACTCGAAGAAGAAATCTCAACTTTGATGCAAGACGAAGACGTTACCAACAAAAAAGGAATTTACGAATACGTTTTAACTCGCAAAGAAAAATTTCTAAATATTCGAGCATTTACCGATAATCAAAAACGTGAAGCCTACGAAAGACAACAAGGAATTTGCGTGAAATGTGGCGAACATTTTGAACTTTCGAGTATGGAAGCCGACCACATTACGCCTTGGCACGAAGGCGGAAATACTTCTGCCGAAAATTGCCAAATGTTGTGCAAACACGATAACCGAATCAAAAGCGGAAAATAG